In one window of Fodinibius salicampi DNA:
- the def gene encoding peptide deformylase: MSVLPIVTYDDEVLRQKAEPVTENSEEIQQLIDDMFDSMYNSDGVGLAAPQVGKLKRLFVVDADPMAEKEDEPEYGPIAMINPEITSESDEEVDMDEGCLSIPGVNATVSRPEKITVSYLDRDFNRKELKIGGWLSRIVQHETDHLDGILFLDHLSFFKRKLLSSKLKEIASGEKEIDYPTVPKDK; encoded by the coding sequence ATGTCCGTGTTACCGATCGTTACGTATGATGATGAAGTGCTTCGCCAAAAGGCAGAGCCTGTCACAGAAAATTCCGAAGAAATTCAGCAACTTATCGATGATATGTTTGATTCGATGTATAATTCTGACGGGGTCGGGCTTGCAGCACCCCAGGTCGGGAAGCTTAAACGGCTTTTTGTTGTAGATGCCGATCCGATGGCTGAAAAGGAGGATGAGCCCGAGTATGGTCCTATTGCCATGATTAATCCTGAAATAACTTCAGAAAGTGATGAGGAAGTTGATATGGATGAGGGATGCCTCAGTATTCCGGGAGTGAATGCAACGGTTAGCCGGCCTGAAAAGATAACGGTAAGCTATCTTGATCGTGATTTTAACCGAAAAGAACTGAAAATAGGGGGATGGCTTTCTCGTATCGTTCAGCACGAAACCGATCATTTGGATGGAATACTGTTTCTGGATCACCTTTCTTTCTTTAAACGGAAATTACTCAGTTCTAAACTGAAGGAAATTGCATCCGGAGAAAAGGAGATTGATTATCCAACTGTACCAAAGGATAAATAA
- a CDS encoding RelA/SpoT family protein, translating to MAETKATYNIDLDAHTLAPPEQANLDQLLQVCRDHLEEVDEQMVSRAFKLCYLSHEGIERASGEAFYLHPVAVAEIVASEINIDDVSVVAALLHDTVEDTGVTLDDIEEKFGEVVSHLIDGVTKISGVFKSRDTKQAETFMKLLLSMAEDIRVVLIKFADRLHNMRTIQHLPREKQMQKATETMELYAPLAHRFGLFNMKSELEDLCFRVIDPNSYKFIARKLREKKEARENFIEEFMEPIKEELEKQGFTFEIKGRPKHIYSIFRKMQRQQKPFEEIYDLFAIRIILEDPHSKEDCWRVYSIITDWYTPIPKRFRDFISVPKANGYQSLHTTVITKQGRKVEVQIRTRQMDDIAEKGLAAHWKYKEGKKGSETLDKFVHWVRDVLDNPRPDAATEFVKDFQLNLYQDEIYVFTPQGELRTLPQGATPIDFAFDIHSEIGERAMAAKINGKMAPLRQKLEIGDQVEIITGNKINLNPDWINDVVTHKAKSRIRQYIKQQEREVADEGQEIWEKRAKRANVVISDQDLMKVAHKLKFESTQELFYEIGKGNFDVSKLLKAAKQFTGKGRIQKEEKEQKKTPITEEEIQKTYIDAARSIGDEKALVIDDNISNIKYSYANCCNPIPGDDVIGFISRTGDVKVHRSNCKNIHHLIQTDGERVIDVSWAKNISSKFLGAVKIVGEDRVGMINDITDILSKSMETNMKSINVNSDSGMFEGILTVYVDNIDHLDRVITKLHKVEGVKSVFRYE from the coding sequence ATGGCTGAAACCAAAGCTACATATAATATTGATCTGGATGCACATACGCTTGCCCCACCCGAGCAGGCGAATCTGGATCAGCTTTTGCAGGTATGTCGAGACCATCTGGAAGAAGTTGATGAACAGATGGTTTCCCGTGCATTTAAGCTGTGTTACCTGTCCCATGAAGGCATCGAACGTGCCTCTGGAGAAGCTTTTTACCTGCATCCGGTAGCTGTGGCAGAAATTGTTGCATCAGAAATTAATATTGATGATGTATCGGTGGTTGCTGCTCTTTTGCACGATACCGTAGAAGATACCGGGGTTACCCTCGATGACATAGAGGAAAAGTTCGGTGAGGTGGTTTCCCATCTCATAGATGGAGTAACCAAAATTTCGGGTGTCTTTAAAAGCCGGGATACCAAGCAGGCAGAAACGTTTATGAAGCTGCTGCTCTCCATGGCGGAGGATATTAGGGTAGTACTCATAAAATTTGCCGACCGGCTTCATAATATGCGGACGATACAGCATCTTCCTCGCGAAAAGCAGATGCAAAAGGCCACTGAAACGATGGAGCTGTATGCACCGCTGGCCCACCGTTTTGGACTGTTTAATATGAAGAGTGAACTTGAGGATCTCTGTTTTAGGGTTATCGATCCCAATTCATATAAATTTATTGCCCGAAAACTGCGGGAGAAGAAAGAGGCACGGGAGAATTTCATCGAGGAGTTTATGGAGCCCATTAAGGAAGAGCTGGAAAAACAGGGGTTTACTTTCGAGATTAAGGGACGTCCCAAACATATATATTCGATTTTTCGGAAGATGCAGCGCCAGCAGAAACCTTTTGAAGAAATTTATGATCTGTTTGCTATCCGAATTATCCTTGAAGATCCCCACAGCAAGGAAGATTGCTGGCGCGTCTATTCAATTATTACCGATTGGTATACTCCAATCCCCAAGCGGTTTCGTGATTTTATCTCTGTACCAAAGGCGAACGGATACCAGTCTTTACATACTACCGTAATAACCAAGCAGGGGCGCAAGGTTGAAGTCCAGATACGTACCCGGCAGATGGATGATATCGCCGAAAAAGGTCTGGCAGCACACTGGAAATACAAAGAAGGGAAAAAAGGTTCTGAAACACTGGACAAATTTGTTCATTGGGTACGCGATGTACTCGATAATCCTCGCCCCGATGCGGCAACTGAATTTGTAAAAGATTTTCAGTTGAACCTATATCAGGATGAAATTTATGTTTTTACCCCACAGGGAGAGCTTCGAACGCTTCCGCAGGGAGCAACGCCCATCGACTTTGCTTTTGATATCCACAGTGAGATTGGAGAGCGGGCTATGGCAGCTAAAATAAATGGCAAGATGGCCCCCTTGAGGCAAAAGCTGGAAATTGGAGACCAGGTCGAGATTATTACGGGGAATAAAATCAATTTAAATCCCGACTGGATTAATGATGTGGTTACTCATAAAGCCAAATCGCGCATACGCCAGTATATTAAACAGCAGGAACGCGAGGTGGCCGATGAGGGACAGGAAATCTGGGAAAAACGAGCCAAGCGTGCGAATGTGGTGATCTCTGACCAAGACCTGATGAAGGTGGCTCATAAACTGAAGTTTGAGTCGACACAGGAGCTTTTCTACGAGATTGGGAAGGGCAACTTTGACGTCAGCAAGCTTTTGAAAGCTGCCAAGCAGTTCACTGGAAAGGGGCGTATCCAAAAGGAGGAAAAAGAACAGAAGAAAACCCCCATAACTGAGGAAGAGATTCAAAAAACCTATATTGATGCGGCCCGCTCTATAGGTGATGAGAAGGCCCTGGTTATCGACGATAATATCTCCAATATCAAGTACAGCTATGCCAATTGCTGTAATCCTATCCCTGGCGACGATGTAATTGGATTTATCAGCCGCACAGGTGATGTCAAAGTACATCGCTCGAACTGTAAAAACATACATCATTTAATCCAAACAGACGGCGAACGGGTCATTGATGTATCCTGGGCCAAGAATATTAGCTCTAAGTTCCTGGGAGCTGTTAAGATCGTTGGTGAAGACCGGGTAGGAATGATTAACGATATTACTGATATTCTTTCTAAATCCATGGAAACGAATATGAAGAGTATTAACGTTAATAGCGACAGCGGTATGTTTGAGGGCATCCTGACGGTCTATGTAGATAATATTGATCATCTTGATCGTGTGATCACTAAATTGCACAAAGTCGAAGGGGTGAAAAGCGTGTTCCGCTATGAATAA
- the gap gene encoding type I glyceraldehyde-3-phosphate dehydrogenase: MAKINVGINGFGRIGRLVTRSILAYHKDEINIVGINDLTDAETLAYLFKRDSVHGTFEGEVNVSEGSITIDGMEIGITAERDPSNLKWDERGADVVVESTGLFRTYDAAAKHLEAGAEKVIISAPAKGDKEVKTVVLGVNDEIIDDDTQIYSNASCTTNCLAPMVKVLNDSFGLEKGFMTTTHAYTGSQNILDGPHGDLRRGRTAAHNLVPTTTGAAQTVELVLPELEGKLDGSAIRVPVPDGSLTDLTAIVEQDVTVEQVHEAFKNAAEGPMKGVLAYSEEELVSTDILSDPHSCIYDSGFTKANGKLVKILAWYDNEAGYSARTADLVTRIV; encoded by the coding sequence ATGGCTAAAATAAATGTAGGAATTAACGGATTCGGACGAATCGGCCGATTGGTTACACGATCCATATTGGCATACCACAAAGATGAAATTAATATTGTTGGTATCAACGATCTAACGGATGCGGAAACATTAGCATATCTATTTAAGCGTGACTCCGTTCACGGCACCTTTGAAGGTGAAGTTAATGTAAGTGAAGGAAGTATTACCATCGACGGAATGGAGATCGGTATTACAGCAGAGCGCGATCCGTCTAATCTAAAATGGGACGAACGTGGAGCGGACGTTGTAGTTGAATCTACCGGTTTATTCCGAACATATGATGCTGCTGCAAAACATCTTGAAGCTGGTGCTGAAAAAGTAATTATTTCTGCTCCTGCAAAAGGAGATAAAGAAGTGAAAACGGTAGTTTTAGGGGTCAATGATGAAATTATTGATGACGACACCCAAATCTATTCCAATGCCAGCTGTACTACTAATTGTTTGGCTCCAATGGTCAAAGTACTTAATGACTCCTTTGGTTTGGAGAAAGGATTCATGACGACGACTCATGCGTATACCGGTAGCCAAAATATACTGGACGGTCCGCATGGTGACCTGAGAAGAGGACGTACAGCCGCACATAATTTGGTCCCAACAACAACGGGAGCTGCACAAACCGTAGAACTTGTATTGCCGGAGCTTGAAGGAAAACTCGACGGAAGCGCTATTCGCGTTCCTGTACCCGATGGTTCACTTACGGATTTAACGGCAATTGTCGAGCAAGACGTTACGGTTGAACAGGTTCACGAGGCGTTTAAGAATGCTGCAGAAGGACCAATGAAAGGTGTGTTAGCCTACTCCGAAGAAGAACTGGTATCTACGGATATACTGAGCGATCCGCACTCTTGCATTTATGATTCCGGATTTACTAAGGCGAACGGTAAGTTAGTTAAGATTTTAGCGTGGTACGATAACGAAGCAGGTTATTCTGCACGTACAGCTGATCTGGTTACCAGAATCGTTTAA
- the fmt gene encoding methionyl-tRNA formyltransferase, whose protein sequence is MRIVFMGSPDFAIPSLEKLNQTEHEIVSVVSNVDKRRGRGAKPSPTPVKAKALELGLPVIGVEELDDPAFYEKLKALEADLYVVVAFRILPPDILELPSKGSINLHASLLPKYRGAAPIHWAVINGEEKTGCTVFFLNEKVDTGKIIKQKATDIGSKETTGDVYNRLKEMGSSLLVQAVEEIDHESYELTEQDDEKATPAPKLFTEDCKIDFDRPSKKVHDNIRGLSPFPTAWATLDGLKFNMYRSELGPEDALRTGELKVEDGQLMVGCASGTVILKEVQLEGKRRMSGSDFINGYHGAGILK, encoded by the coding sequence ATGCGTATCGTTTTTATGGGTTCACCTGATTTTGCTATTCCAAGCCTCGAAAAACTAAATCAGACGGAACACGAAATCGTATCGGTAGTCAGTAATGTGGATAAGCGCAGAGGGCGGGGTGCTAAGCCATCACCAACTCCGGTAAAGGCAAAGGCATTGGAACTGGGATTACCGGTTATCGGAGTGGAAGAACTGGACGATCCGGCTTTTTATGAGAAACTAAAAGCCTTGGAGGCGGATCTTTATGTGGTAGTGGCCTTCCGAATATTACCTCCTGATATATTAGAGTTGCCCTCCAAAGGATCTATAAATCTGCATGCCTCGCTGTTACCGAAATACAGGGGAGCAGCCCCTATACACTGGGCGGTTATAAATGGAGAAGAAAAAACGGGTTGTACGGTTTTTTTCCTGAATGAAAAGGTCGATACGGGAAAAATTATTAAACAGAAGGCTACTGATATCGGTAGCAAGGAAACGACTGGTGATGTCTACAACCGATTGAAAGAGATGGGAAGCAGTTTGTTGGTTCAGGCAGTAGAAGAAATTGACCACGAAAGTTATGAACTGACCGAACAGGATGATGAGAAAGCCACTCCCGCGCCTAAATTATTCACTGAAGACTGTAAGATTGATTTTGACCGCCCGTCTAAAAAAGTACATGATAATATAAGGGGATTAAGTCCCTTTCCTACGGCATGGGCGACTCTCGACGGACTGAAATTCAATATGTATCGTTCGGAATTGGGTCCTGAGGATGCACTCAGAACCGGTGAGTTAAAGGTTGAAGACGGCCAGCTCATGGTGGGGTGCGCATCCGGCACCGTTATTTTAAAGGAGGTACAGCTGGAAGGGAAGCGGCGAATGAGCGGAAGTGACTTTATCAACGGTTACCATGGAGCTGGTATTTTAAAGTAA
- a CDS encoding outer membrane beta-barrel protein, which yields MDIKKLLFGLATFALLISSVPQKVAAQWSLGASYEIRDEEPENGFGVRLERDILQRLPIVNLGLRGHFSYFNEENSLSRDGVTYSRELTNYDYGLAAVGGVSVGLVAPYVGLGLGSSTMDVNRDDLPEDSPFDEDGSDSAIYWNGFVGAEISPVPLLTPFVEYRLEQVSNYENLDESIKEGNGRLIFGVSINF from the coding sequence ATGGATATTAAAAAACTATTATTTGGTTTGGCTACTTTTGCACTATTAATAAGCTCTGTACCCCAGAAAGTAGCGGCGCAATGGAGTTTAGGCGCTTCTTACGAGATAAGAGATGAAGAACCGGAAAATGGGTTCGGTGTTCGCCTGGAACGAGATATTTTGCAGCGTCTGCCGATTGTAAACCTGGGTTTACGCGGACATTTTAGTTACTTCAATGAAGAAAACTCCCTTTCGCGAGATGGAGTAACCTACTCAAGGGAACTTACAAATTATGATTACGGATTAGCTGCTGTAGGCGGTGTATCGGTTGGGCTTGTGGCTCCATATGTGGGATTGGGATTAGGATCAAGCACGATGGATGTAAATCGTGATGATTTACCAGAAGATTCCCCCTTCGATGAGGATGGAAGCGATAGCGCAATCTATTGGAATGGATTTGTAGGCGCTGAAATTAGTCCTGTTCCTTTATTAACTCCTTTTGTAGAATACCGCCTTGAGCAGGTAAGCAATTATGAAAATTTAGATGAGTCTATTAAAGAAGGAAATGGGCGGCTGATCTTTGGAGTCTCTATTAATTTTTAA
- the ruvX gene encoding Holliday junction resolvase RuvX — protein sequence MAKYGRLIGIDVGTKWIGLARTDLLKTVANPIGTYHDSEVMEALKKLVENEQVEKFVVGWPLTPEGDEGKAIKMVRSFLSRLEEHFPDMEVAKMDERYTSKEAVRAMVEAGVPKMKRRESDRINKAAAAIILQKYIEFMKSENVRVTDRYV from the coding sequence GTGGCTAAATATGGCAGACTTATAGGAATCGATGTCGGTACCAAGTGGATTGGGTTGGCACGTACGGATTTGCTTAAAACCGTTGCAAATCCCATAGGGACCTATCACGATTCTGAAGTAATGGAAGCGCTCAAAAAGCTTGTTGAAAATGAACAGGTGGAAAAATTTGTGGTAGGATGGCCGCTCACCCCCGAAGGCGACGAAGGAAAAGCTATTAAGATGGTTCGTAGCTTTCTGAGTCGGCTGGAAGAGCATTTTCCTGATATGGAAGTTGCCAAGATGGATGAACGCTATACCTCTAAGGAAGCTGTACGGGCTATGGTAGAAGCAGGAGTTCCTAAAATGAAGCGCAGGGAGTCGGATCGTATTAACAAGGCGGCCGCTGCTATTATTCTTCAGAAATACATAGAATTCATGAAATCAGAGAATGTCCGTGTTACCGATCGTTACGTATGA
- a CDS encoding HU family DNA-binding protein, producing MMTYTKKDIVRRVAEQLDEPMVQTEPWVEAVLVALRETMMDADPTCRIELRDFGVFEVKKTKAKPRARNPRTNEEIYVPAHRKTHFKPSKLLKQFLKQPLEEEEIEEMEG from the coding sequence ATGATGACTTATACCAAAAAAGATATTGTTCGACGCGTGGCAGAGCAGCTCGATGAACCAATGGTTCAGACAGAGCCGTGGGTTGAGGCTGTGTTGGTAGCCCTGCGGGAGACCATGATGGATGCGGATCCTACCTGTCGGATCGAATTGAGGGATTTTGGTGTTTTTGAAGTGAAGAAAACCAAGGCTAAGCCCAGGGCGCGAAATCCTCGAACAAACGAAGAGATTTATGTTCCCGCGCATCGAAAAACGCATTTTAAACCAAGTAAACTTTTAAAACAATTTCTGAAACAGCCTCTTGAAGAAGAGGAAATAGAAGAAATGGAAGGCTGA
- a CDS encoding cold-shock protein: protein MAQQGKVKWFDVEKGFGFIEPEDGSKDVFVHRNNVENLDYNQGLEDGESVEFNVEETPKGLSATDVRSLDYK from the coding sequence ATGGCACAACAAGGTAAAGTTAAATGGTTCGACGTAGAAAAAGGATTTGGATTTATCGAACCTGAGGACGGAAGCAAAGATGTATTCGTCCACCGAAACAACGTAGAAAACTTAGACTATAATCAAGGTCTTGAAGACGGTGAAAGTGTAGAATTCAACGTCGAAGAAACTCCTAAAGGATTGAGTGCAACTGATGTACGCAGTCTTGATTATAAGTAA
- a CDS encoding Gfo/Idh/MocA family protein: MSNGFGRKEFLKLIGLAGFTGTGLFSNFTDDSEHGVSYKKKQIQRFNMHGYAAPALETVRIGIIGVGNRGSGAVRRLARIEGTDIKAICDLEQQRVESAIDSIKDTSHNPEGYYGSEEEWKKVCNRKDIDLIYICTPWEWHTPMAVFAMEHEKHAATEIPAAQTIEECWKLVETSEKTRRHCMMLENTCYDFFEMVTLNMARNGFFGEIIHGEGAYIHQLINHNFSKDNYSNMWRLNENRDRNGNLYPMHGLGPIAQTMNLNSGDQMDYMVSMSSKDFMMREKANELAEEDDFWEQYADWDYRGNMNTSTIRTHKGRTIMLQHDVTSPRPYTRIHLLSGTKGMARKWPLPAKIATDHSGWISEEEFNELEEKFTPKITKKVGEMARQVGGHGGMDTLMDWKLIDCLRNGLPLDMTVYDAALWSSVIPLSERSVANRSETLDVPDFTGGAWKSNEPLMDIELRRGGTTQII, translated from the coding sequence ATGAGTAACGGCTTTGGACGCAAGGAGTTTTTAAAGCTTATCGGATTAGCGGGTTTTACGGGTACAGGTCTTTTTTCAAATTTTACCGATGATTCTGAACATGGAGTATCGTATAAGAAGAAACAAATCCAGCGATTTAATATGCACGGCTATGCCGCTCCAGCACTGGAAACCGTGCGGATAGGAATTATAGGAGTAGGGAACAGGGGATCAGGTGCAGTCAGACGGCTTGCCCGTATTGAGGGGACCGATATAAAAGCTATTTGTGATCTGGAACAGCAAAGGGTCGAGTCGGCCATAGATTCGATCAAGGACACTTCTCATAATCCTGAAGGTTATTATGGCAGTGAAGAGGAGTGGAAGAAGGTGTGCAATCGGAAAGATATCGACCTTATATATATATGTACTCCTTGGGAGTGGCATACCCCTATGGCTGTATTTGCTATGGAGCACGAAAAACATGCGGCAACTGAAATTCCAGCAGCGCAGACTATTGAGGAGTGTTGGAAACTGGTTGAGACCTCGGAGAAGACCCGACGGCATTGTATGATGCTGGAAAACACCTGTTATGATTTTTTTGAGATGGTCACTTTAAATATGGCTCGCAATGGATTTTTCGGAGAGATTATTCATGGGGAAGGCGCTTATATCCATCAGCTGATCAACCACAATTTTTCTAAGGATAACTATAGTAATATGTGGCGTTTGAACGAAAACAGGGACAGAAATGGGAACTTGTATCCTATGCATGGTTTAGGGCCGATCGCCCAGACAATGAATCTTAATTCCGGAGATCAGATGGATTATATGGTATCAATGTCCAGCAAAGATTTTATGATGCGGGAGAAGGCGAATGAGCTGGCAGAAGAAGATGACTTCTGGGAGCAGTATGCCGACTGGGACTACAGGGGAAATATGAATACCAGTACCATTCGGACTCATAAAGGACGGACAATTATGCTGCAGCACGATGTCACTTCACCCCGTCCCTATACTCGAATACATCTGTTGAGCGGTACCAAAGGAATGGCAAGAAAATGGCCATTGCCGGCAAAGATAGCAACAGATCACAGTGGTTGGATTTCAGAGGAAGAGTTCAACGAGCTGGAAGAGAAATTTACCCCGAAAATCACTAAAAAGGTAGGAGAAATGGCCCGACAGGTAGGTGGCCACGGAGGTATGGATACGTTGATGGACTGGAAGCTGATTGACTGTCTCCGCAATGGTTTGCCCCTGGATATGACCGTTTATGATGCGGCCCTGTGGAGCTCGGTTATCCCGCTAAGTGAACGGTCTGTTGCCAACCGATCTGAAACGCTGGATGTGCCTGATTTCACAGGTGGGGCCTGGAAGAGCAATGAACCGCTGATGGATATCGAACTTCGGCGGGGAGGGACAACACAAATTATTTAA
- a CDS encoding ankyrin repeat domain-containing protein — MEQLPLLKAAEKGDLKEVEKLLKAGADINGTIKNGASALITAAQHDQEKVVRYLLEEGADPNLKTVMGGAALNRAAENGNIGMIQLLIEHGAEIGDLALIAAAREGQLEAVRYLHEQGTNLNATQRWEQTALMLAARDGHLEVVKYLLDNGASVKRKDKNGNGALAMALDNDNMEIARLLRKAGATAESKEETEEEPEEDEDFMQDFPLDEIPPEDLDLDEEED, encoded by the coding sequence ATGGAACAGTTACCTTTGCTCAAAGCTGCTGAGAAAGGAGATTTAAAAGAAGTAGAAAAACTGCTTAAAGCAGGAGCAGATATAAACGGAACTATTAAAAATGGAGCTTCGGCTCTTATTACGGCAGCCCAGCATGATCAGGAAAAAGTCGTTAGATACCTGCTTGAAGAAGGCGCTGACCCTAATTTGAAAACCGTTATGGGGGGAGCTGCGCTGAATAGGGCCGCTGAGAACGGAAATATAGGGATGATCCAATTATTAATTGAGCATGGGGCTGAAATTGGTGATCTGGCACTGATTGCAGCAGCCCGTGAGGGACAATTGGAGGCCGTACGCTACTTACATGAACAGGGGACTAACCTCAATGCCACCCAGCGTTGGGAGCAGACTGCTCTTATGCTTGCCGCACGAGACGGACATCTGGAAGTGGTGAAATATTTGCTTGATAACGGGGCGTCGGTTAAACGAAAAGACAAGAATGGAAATGGTGCCCTCGCCATGGCGCTCGATAATGATAATATGGAGATCGCCCGCCTGTTACGAAAAGCGGGTGCTACGGCAGAGAGTAAAGAGGAAACTGAAGAAGAACCAGAAGAGGACGAAGATTTTATGCAGGATTTTCCTCTTGATGAAATTCCTCCGGAGGATCTTGATCTGGATGAAGAAGAGGATTAA